The following are from one region of the Carcharodon carcharias isolate sCarCar2 chromosome 27, sCarCar2.pri, whole genome shotgun sequence genome:
- the LOC121270209 gene encoding zinc finger protein 214-like has product MQKPWKCEDCGKGFRTPSALETHRRIHTGEKPFICSVCGKGFTRSSILFTHQRLHTGEWPFTCSDCGKGFTHLTHLQTHQRVHTGERPFICPVCGKGFTQSSRMRTHQRVHTGERPFICSVCGKGFSESSTLQNHRVVHTGERSFTCSLCGKKFTRSSNILRHQMAHTEERPFICSMCGKGFTRSTSLLIHQRIHTGERPFSCNECGKGFTHSSSLWKHQRVHTGKRP; this is encoded by the coding sequence ATgcagaaaccatggaaatgtgaggactgtggAAAGGGATTCCGTACCCCATCTGCGTTGGAAACTCATCGAcgcattcacaccggggagaagccattcatctgctccgtgtgtgggaagggattcacacgTTCATCCATCCTGTTCACACATCAGCGACTTCATACTGGGGAgtggccgttcacctgctctgattgtgggaagggattcactcatttgacccacctgcagacacaccagcgagttcacactggggaaagaccattcatttgccctgtgtgtgggaagggattcactcagtcgtcCCGCATgcggacacaccagcgagttcatactggggagagaccgttcatctgctctgtgtgtgggaagggattcagtgaatCATCAACGCTGCAGAATCATCGTgtagttcacactggggagaggtcaTTCACCTGCTCTCTGTGTGGGAAGaaattcactcggtcatccaatATACTGCGACACCAGATGGCTCACACTGaagagaggccattcatctgctccatgtgtgggaagggtttcacaCGGTCGACCAGCCTGCTgatacaccaacgcattcacactggagagaggccattcagctgcaatgaatgtgggaagggattcacacactcatccagcctgtggaaacaccagcgagttcacaccgggaagaggcca